A single window of Flagellimonas maritima DNA harbors:
- a CDS encoding MFS transporter: MKSLKLIFSDPRYFAPAWVFASLNIWFGTWAIYIPTVKDKLDIDKADLGIAIFCLSLGVFAIFPLASKIINKLGVGKATWLGVVLSSITALFPLLVPNYYLLMVSLFLFGISNGLTDISMNTLVTEIEKEDKQNFMSAAHGFFSLGGVIVGLGSFLIPIIGNPALHMGVTVAIIFLINLLVCKNYKNIVSAPVDKEPFSLKLFKPLFLLGIIGFMAMGSEGAIVDWSGLYLKEVTLAPEVLIGSGFLAFSTAMTLGRFLGDGISARIGSIKIVALGSLIAILGYLLVLSEETILAIIGFALNGLGFSVIVPELFRIGGNVKGVDSAQGVSFIAGTGYTGFLLGPVILGFLAETASLKLSFILLLGCTILVLLTTFVLKRNT, from the coding sequence ATGAAGTCACTAAAGCTCATTTTTTCCGATCCAAGGTATTTTGCCCCTGCTTGGGTTTTTGCCAGTTTAAATATTTGGTTTGGTACTTGGGCCATATATATTCCAACCGTAAAAGATAAATTGGATATTGACAAAGCTGATTTGGGAATTGCTATTTTCTGTCTGTCTTTGGGCGTTTTTGCCATATTTCCTTTGGCATCAAAAATTATAAACAAGCTTGGTGTAGGTAAGGCTACTTGGTTGGGAGTGGTTTTGAGCAGTATTACTGCATTGTTCCCGCTATTGGTGCCCAATTACTACTTGTTGATGGTTTCTCTTTTTCTGTTTGGCATTTCTAACGGTCTCACGGATATTTCCATGAATACACTGGTTACGGAAATAGAGAAAGAGGATAAGCAGAACTTTATGTCTGCTGCTCATGGTTTTTTTAGCTTGGGAGGCGTAATAGTGGGTCTTGGAAGTTTTTTAATTCCGATAATAGGAAATCCTGCTTTGCATATGGGTGTCACCGTGGCGATTATCTTCTTAATTAATCTTTTAGTTTGCAAAAACTATAAGAATATCGTTTCTGCCCCTGTTGATAAAGAGCCATTTAGCTTAAAATTGTTTAAACCACTGTTTCTGTTGGGTATCATCGGTTTTATGGCAATGGGCAGTGAGGGAGCTATTGTTGATTGGAGCGGACTTTATTTAAAGGAAGTGACCTTGGCACCGGAAGTTCTAATTGGATCAGGCTTTTTGGCATTCTCTACAGCAATGACCTTAGGTAGATTTTTAGGTGACGGGATTAGCGCCAGAATAGGCTCCATAAAGATAGTTGCCCTTGGCTCATTGATTGCCATTTTAGGTTATTTGCTAGTACTTTCAGAAGAGACAATTTTAGCAATAATCGGTTTCGCTTTAAATGGGCTTGGATTTTCCGTAATAGTTCCGGAATTGTTCAGGATTGGAGGAAATGTAAAGGGAGTTGACTCTGCCCAAGGCGTTTCTTTTATAGCAGGCACTGGATATACCGGTTTTTTACTTGGTCCTGTAATTCTCGGTTTTCTTGCAGAAACCGCTTCTCTAAAACTTAGCTTTATTCTACTATTGGGTTGCACAATACTTGTTTTATTGACGACTTTTGTCTTGAAAAGAAATACCTAG
- a CDS encoding AraC family transcriptional regulator → MKPMLEAINVATNTSFKIETYSATSYCESTGWHIHPEFELVYVKNGSGQLHIGSKKRQYTNGVLVLLGGNIPHADFGNKDFKDNLEVVVQFKKDFLEERLKAFPELEGVKQLIEKSRHVLIFDEETKNIVSDKFENFHNLENQGKLVNLLSIFDYLSTYGVSRNLFDTIPLNKYRKDEIWRLEQAFEYVNGNYNKIISVMEISAKLGLTPNSFCRFFKKMTHRNFIDFVNEFRIEKAIEHFNANNTVIAEAMYKSGFNDPSYFTRQFKRYQGITPTNYLKLKYGESS, encoded by the coding sequence ATGAAACCAATGTTAGAGGCAATCAATGTAGCCACAAATACTTCTTTTAAAATAGAGACTTATAGTGCAACCAGCTATTGTGAGTCCACTGGATGGCATATTCATCCAGAATTTGAACTGGTCTATGTTAAAAACGGATCAGGTCAACTCCATATCGGTTCAAAAAAAAGACAGTATACCAATGGTGTTCTTGTGCTGTTGGGAGGAAATATTCCACATGCAGATTTTGGCAATAAGGACTTTAAAGATAACCTAGAAGTTGTCGTTCAATTCAAAAAAGATTTTTTGGAAGAAAGATTGAAAGCTTTTCCAGAATTGGAAGGAGTCAAACAGCTGATCGAAAAATCGAGACATGTGCTAATTTTTGATGAAGAAACCAAAAATATAGTGTCGGACAAGTTTGAAAATTTTCACAATCTCGAAAACCAAGGAAAGTTGGTCAACCTGCTTTCTATTTTTGATTATTTATCCACTTATGGTGTTTCCAGAAATTTATTCGATACAATTCCCCTAAATAAGTATAGAAAAGATGAGATATGGAGATTGGAACAAGCTTTTGAATACGTAAACGGAAATTATAACAAGATAATTTCAGTCATGGAAATATCAGCTAAATTAGGCCTTACGCCCAACTCGTTCTGCAGATTTTTCAAAAAAATGACCCATCGCAATTTTATAGATTTTGTTAATGAGTTTAGAATTGAAAAAGCAATCGAACATTTTAATGCCAATAACACTGTCATTGCCGAAGCCATGTATAAGTCGGGGTTTAATGACCCCTCTTATTTTACCAGACAATTTAAGAGATACCAAGGCATTACACCTACAAACTACCTAAAATTAAAATATGGTGAAAGTTCATAG